Below is a window of Candidatus Trichorickettsia mobilis DNA.
TGCTTTTTGCACAAATTTCAAACGTAACAAGTTATGTAACTTTATGATGATTTTATCAATGGTTACTGCTTGTGTATCGGCTTTTAGAAAATTTATTTCTAGATTTTCATCATTGCTACTATAAACATCAAATTCTATAGGCCCTTCTGCCACATCGATGGGTAATATAGCAACATCTCCAACACGATATTCTTCTAGATCTACAGTGAACATATATACAATATTATTATTATTTTACTTTCAGCTTTACCTTTTTGGAGACCATGAGGTTCACTACCACGTCAGGACTTCATGAGATGCTAAATAACCCTAAACACCTAAGGTATCCCGACACTCAAGGTCATCTCGAATTATCCTGAACAGATCCCGAAACAAGTTCGGGATGACTTTGGGTGTACAGGATGACCCGAGTGTACAGGATGACCTTGGCTGTCACACGATGACCTGTAATCACTGACAACCTGTGGTCACTGATGACATTTGGCTATCGGAGTGACGTTCTACAAGTCGGAATAACCACATTTTGATATAAGCTACACCTTCAATCCCAAAGCCTGTCTTGCTATTTCTACATCATCCATTGCTATTACCTGATTACCAATAATCTGATAATTCTCGTGCCCCTTACCGGCTATCAATAATATATCTTCTGCTTGCAACCATTTAACTGTATCAATTATTGCTTGTTTACGATTCGGAATCTCAATTGCTGATTTTGCCTCAGCTAAAATTTCTTGGCGAATCGCAGCAGGATCCTCGTCTCTTGGATTATCGTCAGTGATGATTACTACATCAGCAATCTCAGCTGCGATTTTTCCCATAATTGGCCGCTTTAACTGATCACGATTACCGCCACAACCAAATACTACCTTTAACTTACCGCTGCCGGTAAGTAATTTTTTTAGCTCAAGCAAAGAGTTTGCTAAAGCATCAGGAGTATGAGCATAATCAACAAATATATGGAATGAATGACTTTTATCCGTCACTCGTTCAAGCCTGCCACGCACAGCTCTTATTAGCGGCAATTTTTTGACTATATCTGCAAAAACAAAACCAGCTTGATGAACTAAAATAGCAGCAATCAGCAGATTAATTCCCTGGAAACTCCCAATGATCTCTGTATAAATATTATATATTTCACCTAAATAAGAAAATTCTATTGCTTGTCTATTAACTGTAGAATTTGCTTTAATAATTCTAACATCTCCGCTTGTTCCAACAGTAATTACTTGAATTTTTTGCTCATTTAAGTATGACTTAATAAAATCAATATTAACAATATCAGCATTAATTACCGCAATCCCATCAGGCAATAAATTTTCAGTAAATAACTTTAGCTTGGCGTTTAAATACTCATCCATAGTGAGATGATAATCCAAGTGATCTTGTGAAAAACTTGTAAAACCAGCAGCAATAACTGGAATGTCATAGATGCGTTTTTGCTGTAAACCATGACTAGATGCCTCAAATGCTACATAATTAATGTTGTTATCAGCTAGATCATTAAGGATTTTACGAAAAGTTAGCACGTCAACTGTAGTTAACCCTTTGGTATCGATGTTATTATTAATTTCTCTATTTAATTCTATTCCTAATGTGCCAATACTAGCACTACGCTGCCCAAGTAAGCCAAATAATTGGCGTATATACGCTACTACTGAAGTTTTGCCATTAGTACCAGTAACTGCAATTAAATGTTCTGGAATTTTAGGATAAAAAATACTACTAGCATAACTTAAAGCAATTCTAACATCATCAACACAGACGATTCGTTGATCCAATAATTGCTCCGGATCATCAGTAATTACTAACTGCGCTCCAGCATTAAAGGCCTGTTGAAGATAATGATTACCATTAACATGTTCTCCAACTATAGCAAAAAAAGCATCTCCAGGTTTAACGCTTCTTGAATCAAAGCTCAAGCCTATGATATTGTACTCTTTAAACAATTGTTGCAGTTTATATTTCATGGTCAATTTTATAATCTATATTTAATATATTCTGTACTTCCGAACTTTCTTCGTCAATCGCACTGAGTCCATATAAAGCCACCATCCGTTCAAAAATTTTATTCACTAACGGCGCAGCATTCCAGCCGGCGGTAGTATGTCCGGAGGTCTGTTTATTGCCCTTTGGATCATCAAGCATCACATAAACAACATATTGCGGATCTGATGCCGGCAACACCCCAAAAAATGATGAGATTCTGCTATTTTGTACATAACGCCCAGCAACAGACTTATTAGCCGTACCAGTTTTGCCGCCAACTAAATAACCTTTGACATCTGCTCTTTTTCCGGTCCCCTCTTTTACTACTAAACGTAACAATTTTCGCATTTGCCTGGAAGTTTCTTCACTAAATACCCTTTTCCCATTAATCTGATCATTTTGTTTTTTAATTAAAGTTAATGGATATAAATAACCACCATTTACCACCGGTAACATTGCTTGTACAAAATGTAGCGGACTAATAGAAATTCCATAACCATAAGACATAGTTACCAAGCTTAAATCAGTCCAACGACTATCAGCAGGAAAAAGTGGCGTCCCGCGTTCCGGCAATTCAATAGTTAATTGCTCTAGCAGACCTAAATTCTTAAGATATTTCTTAAAATTATTCTTACCAATCTCAAGAATTATCTGACTAGTACCAATATTGGAAGAGTGTAGAAAAATTTCGGCAACACTATGCCAACCGCTTCTGGGATGATAATCTTTAACCTCAAAGCGCCCTACTCGCATATAACTAATATTATAGGCATCATTGACAGTTATTGCCTCAGTATCTAGTCCAATGGCAATCGTTATAGACTTAAAACCTGAACCAATTTCATAAATTCCATGACTTGCTGTATTAAATAGTTGAGCATTAGTTGCTTTCTGTGGATGATGAGGATCAAAATCTGGTTTAGATACCATTGCCAGAATTTCTCCATTATGAGGGTTTGCAACAATTGCTGCACCGCCAACCGCATTAAATTGCTGTATAGTAGACTCCAATTCCTCGCTTAAGATCGTCTGTAACCTGACATCTACAGATAATTCTAATGCTGCATTAGCATTATTAGCACCATTTACCTGTTCAACATTTCGTAAGAATTGATCATATTTCTTTTCTAATCCTGCAAGTCCAATTAAATCCCTACCTACATAACCAATAATATGAGAAAGTACTCGACCAAACAAATAAACTCGTTTTTGTTCACGCTCAAAACCAAATCCCGGTAACCCAAGATTAGTAATCTCAGTTTGTATTGCTGGACTAAGATCACGCGCTATCCAAATGAAATTTTTATTACTAGATAATTCAAGCAATAAATTTTCTATATTTAGATTTGGAATGATTTTAGACAATTTATTTAATGACTGTCGTGGATCAGTTACCTTAGCAGGATATGCAAATAATGATGATGAAGGTACGCTTATCGTTAGTACCTTACCGTAACGATCTACTATCTCCTTTCTAAAATTAGTTTTAACCGAATATTCATTAGATTTGACATAGTTACTATTGGTTACAATTATTAAACGATAAATTAAACCGATAAAACACAGAGCAAAAACAGCAATAATTATTATAATTCTGAATCTGGCACTATTATCATATAAATCCCACGCAAAGATAATCTGATATATGCTTTTCTGGTTTGTGTCGTTTCTAAAACCTTGATTGTCATTCCAGCACTCTCTACCATTCCTGCACAAGCAAGTTTTGATCTGTAACCAATATTGATATAGCTTATTGAATACGTCCATAATTATCAATTTTGGTTGCAACAACGCGTTGTATATACTTGCTTGGAGCCTTCTTATAACGCCACTTAATATGATGCTTTGTACTTAAATTTGCTACCGCATATTGTTTCTTTGTTTTAGTATCAACTGTCTGTAGCAATGGATCTGTGATCATCTGGTGACTATGCACGTTATCTAAACCAAGATAACTAGATAGCTGACGCAGTCTATCTGGCGATGTTAAATAAGCCATTTCTGCTTTTAACATATGAGCTTTATCTCTCTCTTCTGATATTTGCTTACTTAGCTCATCAATCTGATAACAAAAACTCCTAACTTGACTCTTGATGATAAACAACCCATAAACGGTAGCACAACATATAGCAAAAACTACACAATTAAATACTCGTATGATCATTACCCGCTCCTATCCTTATTGCTGCTCTGAGTTTTGCTGATCTAGATCTTGGATTAATTAAAACTTCATCTCTTAGCGGTGAAATCGGTTTTTTAGTCAAAATTCTTAAAAATTCTGAATCTTGAGCTTCATTTATCATTAGTTTAGCATATTTTGACCTAGCTATAATTTTCACTGAATTGCTTCTCAAAAAATCTTTAACTATACGATCTTCCAAAGAATGGAATGATACAATTACTAATCTGCCGTTAGGAGCTAGCAGCTTTAACGACTGTTCCAATAAAATTTTTAATTGTTTAAGTTCATCATTGACATAAATCCTAATCGCTTGGAAAGTTTTAGTTGCCGTATCAATCTTACCTTTTTTGAAACCTACGCTACTACGCACTATCTTAGCTAATCTCGCTGTATTGGTTATTGGGTCAATCTTACGTTCATTAATAATTGACCTTGCTATCTTTCGAGCATAAGGCTCATCACCATATTGATAAATCACATCAGCAATATCAGCTTCACTGGCGTTATTAATAAAAACAGCCGCGTCTTCTCCTTTGCTACTCATTCTCATATCTAACGGCCCATCATTAGCAAATGAGAAGCCACGTGCACTCATATCAAGTTGCATACTTGATACGCCAAGATCTGCAACTATGCCATCAAACTTAACGCCAGTAAAAATACTGCCTATTTCAGCAAAACTACTATTGATAAATTTAAAACGATCTTTATATTCACGATAACAATTATCAGCATATTCCTGCACGGCAGGATCTCGATCAATAGCCGTCAACTTACATTCACAGCTATTCAAAATCGCTGTGCTGTAACCTCCGGCACCAAACGTACAATCTAAAAAATTCTCACCGACTCTTGGAGCAAGATACTTGATCATTTCGTTTAATAACACTGGTGTATGAGCTAACATATTTTATTACACATCAGACCTCTACCTCATCTGCATTTTGTCTAAAAATCTCCATTTTTAGCTTATGCAACAGGTCTATCCTTTAATGTTAAACGATTATTTTGTGCAATTTGTCTTGCAGCCACCAAATAAGCATCAAAATTTTGTGGTTGCCACATTTCAAAAACCACTCCTTTTCCAACAAAACATACCTGCTCTTCCATTTCAGCATGCTCAAGCAATGATTTCGGTAATACCACTCGCCCTTCTCCATCAAAAGCTAACTGTACCGCTTCACCAAGAATTATAGTTTCAAAAGCATCTCGCTCTTCAGAATATGGATCAAGATTTTGAATAACCTGACTAAGAGCTTCAAGTCTGGCAACACTACAAGCTTCTATGCATTTATTTCTGAATGATGGATACGCAATAATTCCATTGAAATTTTGCCCGGATAACACAAGCCTATAACTCGCAGGCACCGAGACCCTGCTCTTTTTATCAAGGTTATTAATATATTTTGATAAAAAAATATTCATTTTTTAACTATGGTCATTAGTTTTACAGAATCATACAAATTGTAGTATTTTTACACTTATCTTAATTATTTCATAAATTCTTAATCATATAATTACATAATATCCCAAAGCTGGAAGCTGGAATAACAAGGTAGAGTGTTCAAAGAACCATACGCGTCAAGTTTAAGAAAAGAGATGATATAAACCGTCATTGCGAAAGCTTTCCGAAGCAATCCAGGAAATAAGAATATTAACTGGATTGCTGCGACCACTAACGTGGTCTCAGCTCAGACACAAAGAACGGTCTCAAAGGCAGTTCATATTGTCTCTTTATCTTAAACTCAACACGTGTTGTTCATTAAACTAAACAACTTCAAAATCATTATTATCCGCATTCAAAATTGGGTATATTTGGGATTTAATGGTACTACATGGAGAATGTAATATATCTCACATTTAGTCAAGTAATTTCTTCAAGAAAATATTAAAGAATACAGCTAGTTTATTAATGTTTTACATGATATTTATGATAGTATCTTAAAATCTTGTGTAATTATTACTACAACTTCAGACTAATTTTAGTCTTGCTAAAGAGTTTGGCACGATTTATGCTGATCTTTTAGT
It encodes the following:
- a CDS encoding UDP-N-acetylmuramoyl-L-alanyl-D-glutamate--2,6-diaminopimelate ligase, with translation MKYKLQQLFKEYNIIGLSFDSRSVKPGDAFFAIVGEHVNGNHYLQQAFNAGAQLVITDDPEQLLDQRIVCVDDVRIALSYASSIFYPKIPEHLIAVTGTNGKTSVVAYIRQLFGLLGQRSASIGTLGIELNREINNNIDTKGLTTVDVLTFRKILNDLADNNINYVAFEASSHGLQQKRIYDIPVIAAGFTSFSQDHLDYHLTMDEYLNAKLKLFTENLLPDGIAVINADIVNIDFIKSYLNEQKIQVITVGTSGDVRIIKANSTVNRQAIEFSYLGEIYNIYTEIIGSFQGINLLIAAILVHQAGFVFADIVKKLPLIRAVRGRLERVTDKSHSFHIFVDYAHTPDALANSLLELKKLLTGSGKLKVVFGCGGNRDQLKRPIMGKIAAEIADVVIITDDNPRDEDPAAIRQEILAEAKSAIEIPNRKQAIIDTVKWLQAEDILLIAGKGHENYQIIGNQVIAMDDVEIARQALGLKV
- a CDS encoding penicillin-binding protein 2, which gives rise to MDVFNKLYQYWLQIKTCLCRNGRECWNDNQGFRNDTNQKSIYQIIFAWDLYDNSARFRIIIIIAVFALCFIGLIYRLIIVTNSNYVKSNEYSVKTNFRKEIVDRYGKVLTISVPSSSLFAYPAKVTDPRQSLNKLSKIIPNLNIENLLLELSSNKNFIWIARDLSPAIQTEITNLGLPGFGFEREQKRVYLFGRVLSHIIGYVGRDLIGLAGLEKKYDQFLRNVEQVNGANNANAALELSVDVRLQTILSEELESTIQQFNAVGGAAIVANPHNGEILAMVSKPDFDPHHPQKATNAQLFNTASHGIYEIGSGFKSITIAIGLDTEAITVNDAYNISYMRVGRFEVKDYHPRSGWHSVAEIFLHSSNIGTSQIILEIGKNNFKKYLKNLGLLEQLTIELPERGTPLFPADSRWTDLSLVTMSYGYGISISPLHFVQAMLPVVNGGYLYPLTLIKKQNDQINGKRVFSEETSRQMRKLLRLVVKEGTGKRADVKGYLVGGKTGTANKSVAGRYVQNSRISSFFGVLPASDPQYVVYVMLDDPKGNKQTSGHTTAGWNAAPLVNKIFERMVALYGLSAIDEESSEVQNILNIDYKIDHEI
- the rsmH gene encoding 16S rRNA (cytosine(1402)-N(4))-methyltransferase RsmH, which encodes MLAHTPVLLNEMIKYLAPRVGENFLDCTFGAGGYSTAILNSCECKLTAIDRDPAVQEYADNCYREYKDRFKFINSSFAEIGSIFTGVKFDGIVADLGVSSMQLDMSARGFSFANDGPLDMRMSSKGEDAAVFINNASEADIADVIYQYGDEPYARKIARSIINERKIDPITNTARLAKIVRSSVGFKKGKIDTATKTFQAIRIYVNDELKQLKILLEQSLKLLAPNGRLVIVSFHSLEDRIVKDFLRSNSVKIIARSKYAKLMINEAQDSEFLRILTKKPISPLRDEVLINPRSRSAKLRAAIRIGAGNDHTSI
- a CDS encoding cell division/cell wall cluster transcriptional repressor MraZ encodes the protein MNIFLSKYINNLDKKSRVSVPASYRLVLSGQNFNGIIAYPSFRNKCIEACSVARLEALSQVIQNLDPYSEERDAFETIILGEAVQLAFDGEGRVVLPKSLLEHAEMEEQVCFVGKGVVFEMWQPQNFDAYLVAARQIAQNNRLTLKDRPVA